The sequence TGAGGGCAACTAATCTTTGTTCTACTTTTGGAGGTTTTGCTTTTTTCTTGATCGGTAATGATTCCTCTATTCCATTTAATCGTGCCTCACAATGTTCCCTTACTGGGCAAGTTAAACACTTTGGTGATTTGGGAGAACACACTAATGCCCCTAACTCCATAAGCCCTTGATTAAAATCACTTGCAGCATCATGTGGAATGATTTCTCTTATGATTTTTTCCATAGAGGTTCTGGTAGAAACTTTTGTAATATCTTCTTGAATCAAAAAGTATCTTGATAATACTCTCATCACATTCCCATCAACCGCTGGTTCTGGTTTATCGTAGGCAATGCTTAATACTGCGCCCGCAGTATAGGGACCCACTCCTTTTAATGAAGAAATATCCTTTGGGCTGTCTGGCACTACTGATCCATAGCTAGCTTTTACTTCTTTCACCGCACTGTGCAGATTTCGAGCTCTAGAATAATAACCTAAACCTTCCCAAGCTTTCAGGACATCATCTTCAGGGGCATCCGCAAGTGTTTCTATTGTTGGAAACTTATCAATAAAATTCTCAAAATACGGGATAACCGTATCCACTCTCGTTTGTTGCAACATAATTTCTGAAATCCAAATATAATATGGGTTTTTGTGTTTTCTCCAAGGCAAATCCCTTTTATTTTCTCTAAACCAATTCAATAATTCCTGTACAAAAACTTGTTTTTGTATCGTCATGTTTGTCATATTTCTCTCCTGATTGAAGTTATATTAAAGTGTATAGTCAACACTTCGTTTCGTTTTTTTATAAAATAATTTACATATAAAAGAATAGGAAAAGCCATTGCATTGATTGCAGCTAAAATTCCAAAAACAATTTCTGACCTAACAAACCCAAAATGTCCTAATAATATTCCACCGATCGCGGGTCCAAGTGCACCTCCTATTACGGATAGGGCCATCGCACCAAAATAAGTCCCTTTTAAGGATGGTTTGGATATTTGATCTACAAATAAATCGGTCATCGTAAACATCATCACTTCACCTATCGTAAAAATGATCATGGAAAAAGCGAGAAATAACAACGACTTGAACAGACCCATCCCAAATAAACCTATGGATATAGCTAGAGTTCCCAACATAATTGAAAACAAAGGTGAAATCCATTTGCCAATCCTAGTGATGGGATATTGAATGATTAAAACCGTAACTGCATTTAGGATAATTAAAAATGAATACACCTTCAATCCATTTGTTATATGAGGTGCATTTTCAAAAAATTGCGGCATGGTTGAACCAAATTGACTAAATCCAATCACACCAAATGTAAAACCTATAATAGAAAATAATAATACCTTATCATTTTTTACTGTTTGCACTGCTTCTTTGAACTGAATACGCTCTTTTGTTTTGACTTCTGTTTCTTGCAGCTTGT comes from Chengkuizengella sediminis and encodes:
- the mutY gene encoding A/G-specific adenine glycosylase — encoded protein: MTNMTIQKQVFVQELLNWFRENKRDLPWRKHKNPYYIWISEIMLQQTRVDTVIPYFENFIDKFPTIETLADAPEDDVLKAWEGLGYYSRARNLHSAVKEVKASYGSVVPDSPKDISSLKGVGPYTAGAVLSIAYDKPEPAVDGNVMRVLSRYFLIQEDITKVSTRTSMEKIIREIIPHDAASDFNQGLMELGALVCSPKSPKCLTCPVREHCEARLNGIEESLPIKKKAKPPKVEQRLVALIEGIGVNKGKILIRQRPDKGLLAGMWELPHYIADNQSTNWMGSDELNEDYVIDQYALETGIELRNGHYMFDINHVFSHIFWDMKVYRFKENHSLIEKDLIQRESGYHYAWISLQEVDQYVFPNVFLRIFKQV
- a CDS encoding MDR family MFS transporter, whose amino-acid sequence is MLARLNSIHPINKVLIIGTFFTRTAIFMTIPYLSIYLFKVKGISLEMIGSILGMSALVSIFGGIIGGSLSDRYGREKIIIVSIFLWSLVFIGIGLANHLILFFCLSGLNGLCQSFFEPTARALLSDLTEQEDKLFVFNLRYTAINVGAALGPLIILLLGPSNNTITFYMTSSIYIIYGFVLLFVFHKYKLQETEVKTKERIQFKEAVQTVKNDKVLLFSIIGFTFGVIGFSQFGSTMPQFFENAPHITNGLKVYSFLIILNAVTVLIIQYPITRIGKWISPLFSIMLGTLAISIGLFGMGLFKSLLFLAFSMIIFTIGEVMMFTMTDLFVDQISKPSLKGTYFGAMALSVIGGALGPAIGGILLGHFGFVRSEIVFGILAAINAMAFPILLYVNYFIKKRNEVLTIHFNITSIRREI